The following proteins are encoded in a genomic region of Sebastes fasciatus isolate fSebFas1 chromosome 14, fSebFas1.pri, whole genome shotgun sequence:
- the cxcr4b gene encoding C-X-C chemokine receptor type 4b, with translation MDMEYDYEMYSDNGTDNISEQSGEFDQDYDELCDRALSSDFNKIFHPTVYGIIFVLGIFGNGLVVVVMGYQKKVKTMTDKYRLHLSVADLLLVLTLPFWAVDAASNWYFGGFLCVSVHVIYTLNLYSSVLILAFISLDRYLAVVRATNSQATRKLLASKVIYVGVWLPAAVLTVPDLVFARVQNSSSSSYNLDQHGSLGTADSRIVCQRFFPYESQVIWTAIFRFQHILVGFVLPGFVILICYCIIIAKLSKGSKGQALKKKALKTTVILILCFFFCWLPYCVGIFVDTLMLLKVFSASCELQQGVDKWLSITEALAYFHCCLNPILYAFLGVKFKKSARNALTASSRSSQKATLMTKKRGPISSVSTESESSSVLSS, from the exons ATGGACATGGAG TATGATTATGAAATGTATTCTGACAACGGTACTGACAACATCTCAGAGCAGTCTGGAGAATTTGACCAGGACTACGATGAGCTGTGCGACAGAGCGCTCAGCAGCGACTTCAACAAGATCTTCCACCCGACAGTTTACGGGATTATATTTGTTCTGGGAATCTTTGGCAATGGATTAGTCGTCGTCGTCATGGGCTACCAGAAAAAGGTCAAAACGATGACGGACAAGTACCGGCTCCACCTCTCTGTGGCTGACCTCCTGCTCGTCCTCACGCTGCCCTTCTGGGCTGTGGACGCGGCCAGCAACTGGTACTTTGGAGGCTTCCTCTGTGTGTCCGTGCACGTGATCTACACCTTGAACCTGTACAGCAGCGTGCTCATCCTGGCCTTCATCAGTCTGGACAGATACTTGGCAGTTGTGCGGGCAACAAACAGCCAAGCCACGAGGAAGCTGCTTGCCAGCAAGGTGATCTACGTGGGTGTGTGGCTGCCTGCAGCTGTGCTGACTGTACCTGACCTGGTGTTTGCCAGGGTGCAAAACAGCAGCTCTTCAAGCTACAATCTAGATCAACATGGAAGCCTGGGGACGGCAGACTCAAGGATCGTCTGCCAGCGCTTCTTCCCGTATGAAAGCCAAGTCATATGGACAGCCATTTTCCGCTTCCAGCACATCCTGGTGGGCTTCGTACTGCCCGGTTTTGTCATCCTCATCTGCTACTGCATCATCATCGCCAAGCTGTCGAAAGGCTCCAAGGGCCAGGCTCTGAAGAAGAAGGCGCTGAAGACCACGGTCATCCTCAtcctctgtttcttcttctgctggcTTCCCTACTGCGTGGGCATCTTTGTGGACACCCTGATGCTGCTGAAGGTGTTCTCTGCCTCGTGTGAACTGCAGCAAGGGGTGGATAAGTGGCTTTCTATCACAGAGGCGCTGGCTTATTTCCACTGCTGCCTGAACCCCATCCTCTACGCTTTCCTGGGAGTTAAGTTCAAGAAATCAGCCCGGAATGCGCTGACAGCCAGCAGCAGATCAAGTCAGAAAGCGACTCTCATGACAAAAAAGCGAGGGCCAATTTCATCCGTGTCTACTGAGTCCGAGTCCTCAAGTGTTTTGTCAAGTTAA